The following coding sequences are from one Comamonas koreensis window:
- the rpsF gene encoding 30S ribosomal protein S6 — translation MRHYEIVLLIHPDQSEQVPAMLERYKGMITAGGGKIHRVEDWGRRQLAYMINKLAKAHYLCLNIEADQAVMAELEHAFKFNDAVLRQLTVQKKKADTAPSAMMKTVEREEARKANQAEHAAAER, via the coding sequence ATGCGTCACTATGAGATCGTGCTGCTGATCCACCCCGATCAGAGCGAACAAGTTCCAGCTATGCTGGAGCGTTACAAAGGCATGATTACCGCCGGCGGCGGTAAGATCCACCGCGTTGAAGACTGGGGCCGCCGTCAACTGGCCTACATGATCAACAAGCTGGCCAAGGCCCACTATCTGTGCCTGAATATCGAAGCCGACCAGGCTGTGATGGCTGAACTGGAACACGCGTTCAAGTTCAACGACGCTGTGCTGCGCCAACTGACTGTGCAGAAGAAGAAGGCTGACACCGCTCCTTCGGCCATGATGAAGACCGTGGAACGCGAAGAAGCGCGCAAGGCCAACCAGGCTGAGCACGCCGCTGCAGAGCGTTAA
- the priB gene encoding primosomal replication protein N — protein sequence MENRVLVTAVIAEIKILRYTPAGLPAVDVVLEHRSTQTEADQPRQVNAVLKAIAFGALAERIARQAVGSTWTFQGFLATPRNSKSLVLHIQDIQQDTY from the coding sequence GTGGAGAACCGCGTACTTGTCACCGCCGTCATCGCTGAAATCAAGATTTTGCGATACACGCCGGCTGGGCTACCTGCTGTAGATGTTGTGCTGGAGCACCGCTCCACCCAGACCGAAGCAGACCAACCCCGACAAGTCAATGCCGTGCTCAAGGCGATTGCCTTTGGTGCACTGGCAGAGCGAATCGCTCGGCAGGCTGTAGGGAGCACCTGGACATTCCAGGGCTTTTTGGCCACACCGCGCAACAGCAAATCGCTGGTTCTGCACATCCAGGATATTCAACAAGATACTTATTGA